One Hermetia illucens chromosome 4, iHerIll2.2.curated.20191125, whole genome shotgun sequence DNA segment encodes these proteins:
- the LOC119655882 gene encoding methyltransferase-like protein 9, which translates to MTLYRPRGALARAIFEKVHNDQYLDGYDTKLWYQVTKPLPNHFQSKFIALQCPDDITIGWLEKAKSLSANLWLQIWHVVARIFLSIFMTQTDVNGLLKRGSMFILSEVQFSRLLTAGGFDLKNFRNYETIDMLDIGAGDGEITTRLAKSVIGMGLDVYVKVFATETSWTMRERLQKQQFIVLENIRDVCNIPLVSCLNVLDRCVDPHQILQDIYDVLAPNGRVLIALVLPYVHYVEFNTSHLPLKPLMPHWPEKARQYSFEDEATMFFEMLEQSGFQVDAWTKAPYLCEGDLRQSFYWLVDVVVVASKR; encoded by the exons ATGACGCTGTACAGACCACGTGGAGCACTGGCCCGTGCAATTTTCGAAAAAGTGCACAATGATCAGTATTTAGATGGCTACGACACAAAACTG TGGTATCAAGTCACAAAACCGTTACCAAACCATTTCCAATCCAAATTCATCGCACTACAATGTCCTGATGACATAACCATCGGCTGGTTGGAGAAGGCCAAATCATTATCAGCCAACCTTTGGTTACAAATCTGGCATGTGGTGGCTCGGATATTCCTTAGTATTTTTATGACTCAAACAGACGTCAACGGTCTACTGAAGCGGGGCTCAATGTTCATTCTTTCCGAAGTGCAGTTTTCACGGTTACTAACAGCTGGCGGCTTCGATTTGAAAAACTTCCGTAATTATGAAACT ATAGATATGCTAGATATTGGTGCTGGTGACGGCGAAATTACGACGCGGCTGGCTAAATCTGTGATAGGAATGGGCTTAGATGTATACGTAAAAGTTTTTGCCACAGAAACAAGTTGGACAATGCGAGAGCGCCTGCAAAAGCAACAGTTCAT TGTACTGGAGAATATTCGAGATGTATGTAACATTCCTTTGGTGTCATGCTTGAACGTGTTAGACAGGTGCGTTGATCCGCATCAAATCCTGCAAGATATATACGATGTGTTAGCACCAAACGGGCGTGTGTTGATAGCGTTAGTCCTACCGTATGTTCACTACGTGGAGTTCA ATACCTCACATTTACCCCTAAAACCATTAATGCCTCATTGGCCCGAAAAAGCTCGTCAATACTCATTCGAAGATGAGGCTACAATGTTTTTCGAAATGCTCGAACAATCTGGATTCCAAGTTGACGCTTGGACTAAAGCTCCGTATCTTTGTGAAGGAGATTTACGACAATCATTTTATTGGTTAGTTGATGTTGTGGTTGTGGCATCAAAAAGGTAA